The following DNA comes from Weissella koreensis KACC 15510.
AAACTTCTAATACATTCTCATGCTTTTGTGGAGTAGTTCCCGCTGTTGCGTGGGCACTTACCATTACTTTAATTTCTGGTGCTATATTTTTAATCAAAATAGCATTAGATATTACACAAATATCAGAATCTAAACCGATTAGTTCAACTTCTTCCACCTTTTCATTTAATAATAATTGAGCTAATTCAATTGAACCAAAGGTACTTTTTTCAATAATATATTTAAATCCTACTTGAGCTGCTGGATAAATTTCCCAACCGTGTGACTTATATTGGGTATGTATGACTGGCAAATACTT
Coding sequences within:
- a CDS encoding cysteine hydrolase family protein; the protein is MPKKMLILIDFQNDFIDGSLGTPEAQQIIPAVLKKLSEYSKDERIATMDTHGENYLSTQEGKYLPVIHTQYKSHGWEIYPAAQVGFKYIIEKSTFGSIELAQLLLNEKVEEVELIGLDSDICVISNAILIKNIAPEIKVMVSAHATAGTTPQKHENVLEVLKTLQVDIID